In a single window of the Amycolatopsis sp. cg5 genome:
- the paaI gene encoding hydroxyphenylacetyl-CoA thioesterase PaaI: MFGDDAATRSLGIELLEFGEGRAVASMRVTDPMVNGHAIAHGGYVFLLADTAFAYACNSRGPVTVAAGAEISFVAAAKAGDVLVATAEERTRFGRNGIYDVTVRRDDTVIAEFRGRSRVIGRTEDEK, translated from the coding sequence ATGTTCGGCGACGACGCCGCGACCCGATCGCTCGGCATCGAACTCCTCGAATTCGGCGAAGGCCGGGCCGTCGCCAGCATGCGCGTGACCGACCCGATGGTCAACGGACACGCCATCGCGCACGGCGGCTATGTCTTCCTGCTGGCCGACACCGCGTTCGCCTACGCGTGCAACAGCCGCGGCCCGGTGACCGTCGCCGCGGGCGCCGAGATCTCCTTCGTGGCCGCGGCCAAGGCCGGTGACGTGCTGGTCGCGACGGCCGAGGAGCGGACCCGCTTCGGCCGCAACGGCATCTACGACGTCACGGTGCGCCGCGACGACACCGTGATCGCGGAATTCCGGGGCCGCAGCCGGGTCATCGGCCGGACAGAGGACGAAAAGTGA
- the paaK gene encoding phenylacetate--CoA ligase PaaK, with amino-acid sequence MTDTAEKLSLDELRALQLTRLQWTLEHAYANVPFYTRKFDEAGVRPGDCRTLEDLAKFPFTTKLDLRDNYPFGMFAVPQDRIRRIHASSGTTGKPTVVGYTEQDIDTWATVVARSIRAAGGRPGHKVHVAYGYGLFTGGLGAHYGAEKLGCTVIPASGGMTSRQVQIITDFQPEIIMVTPTYMLTLLDEFERQGVDPRASSLKVGIFGAEPWTEQMRAEIEERAGIDAVDIYGLSEVMGPGVAQECVETKDGLHIWEDHFYPEVIDPFTEQVLASGESGELLFTSLTKEALPIIRYRTRDLTRLLPGTARPSFRRMEKVTGRSDDMIILRGVNVFPTQIEEIVLRTEGLAPHFQLVRTTRGRMDHLTVHVEARTDTSADRRAAAAAELIAGVKDGVGVTVDVEVFDPDTLERSLGKMRRVLDRREGR; translated from the coding sequence GTGACCGACACCGCCGAAAAACTGAGCCTCGACGAGCTCCGCGCGCTGCAGCTCACGCGTCTACAGTGGACGCTGGAGCACGCGTACGCGAACGTTCCCTTCTACACCAGGAAGTTCGACGAGGCAGGCGTCCGCCCCGGCGACTGCCGCACGCTCGAAGACCTGGCGAAGTTCCCGTTCACCACGAAGCTCGACCTGCGTGACAATTACCCATTCGGCATGTTCGCCGTGCCCCAGGACCGGATCCGGCGGATCCACGCGTCCAGCGGCACCACCGGCAAGCCGACCGTCGTCGGGTACACCGAACAGGACATCGACACCTGGGCCACGGTCGTCGCCAGGTCGATCCGCGCGGCGGGCGGCCGTCCGGGGCACAAGGTACACGTCGCCTACGGCTACGGCCTGTTCACCGGCGGGCTCGGCGCGCACTACGGCGCGGAGAAACTGGGCTGCACGGTGATCCCCGCCTCCGGCGGGATGACCAGCCGCCAGGTGCAGATCATCACCGATTTCCAGCCGGAGATCATCATGGTCACCCCGACCTACATGCTCACCCTGCTGGACGAATTCGAGCGCCAAGGCGTCGACCCGCGCGCGAGCTCGCTCAAGGTCGGCATCTTCGGCGCGGAGCCGTGGACCGAGCAGATGCGCGCCGAGATCGAGGAACGGGCCGGTATCGACGCCGTCGACATCTACGGGCTGTCCGAGGTGATGGGCCCCGGTGTCGCGCAGGAATGCGTCGAGACCAAGGACGGGCTGCACATCTGGGAGGACCACTTCTACCCCGAGGTGATCGACCCGTTCACCGAGCAGGTGCTGGCCAGTGGCGAGAGCGGCGAGCTGCTGTTCACCTCGCTGACCAAGGAAGCGCTGCCGATCATCCGGTACCGCACCCGCGACCTGACGCGGCTGCTGCCCGGCACGGCGCGGCCGTCGTTCCGCCGGATGGAAAAGGTCACCGGCCGCAGCGACGACATGATCATTCTCCGTGGGGTCAACGTCTTCCCGACCCAGATCGAGGAGATCGTGCTCCGCACCGAGGGCCTGGCCCCGCATTTCCAGCTGGTCCGTACCACCCGCGGCCGGATGGACCACCTGACCGTCCACGTCGAGGCGCGCACGGACACCTCGGCCGACCGGCGGGCCGCCGCGGCGGCGGAACTGATCGCCGGGGTCAAGGACGGCGTCGGCGTCACCGTCGACGTTGAGGTCTTCGACCCGGACACGCTCGAACGTTCGCTCGGCAAGATGCGCCGCGTGCTGGACCGGCGGGAAGGCAGATGA
- a CDS encoding cytochrome P450, which translates to MSLSKGSDQAGVKTVDVFDPRVFSRGVPHEAFRLLRDVAPVAWQDEHEVDDWPAGPGFWAVTRHADVKHVLRSPELFSSSLGATQIRDPEAADLAFIRRMILNMDPPEHNRLRKLVSAVFTRRRLERSAGQITERARALIGAVADRGACDLPAEVTDDFPLLNLADLLGVPASDRALLLKWTNRVIGYQDPEHAEVVRDADGKPVNPRSPAALRDMFAYAQELAEAKRVKPADDLMTALVRASVDGRALDDAELEMFFFLVVIAGNDTVRSALPGGVLALVENPGEYQRLRENPSLLPGAVEEILRWHPPVLSFRRTATRDVELAGQRIAAGDKVVVYHVSAHFDERVFADPFRFDIGRTPNEHLAFGQGPHLCLGAHFGRLQLKIFFAEFLRMLPQVELAGPTRRLTSNFINGVTHLPLRWAAR; encoded by the coding sequence GTGTCGCTCAGTAAAGGCAGTGACCAGGCCGGTGTCAAGACGGTCGACGTCTTCGATCCGCGGGTGTTCTCACGAGGCGTGCCACACGAGGCGTTCCGCCTGCTGCGCGACGTCGCGCCGGTGGCCTGGCAGGACGAGCACGAGGTGGACGACTGGCCTGCCGGACCCGGTTTCTGGGCCGTCACCAGGCATGCCGACGTGAAGCACGTCCTGCGCAGCCCGGAGCTGTTCTCGTCCTCGCTCGGCGCGACCCAGATCCGTGATCCCGAGGCGGCCGACCTCGCGTTCATCCGCCGGATGATTCTCAACATGGACCCGCCGGAGCACAATCGTTTGCGCAAGCTGGTCTCGGCGGTGTTCACCCGGCGCCGGCTGGAACGCTCGGCCGGCCAGATCACCGAGCGGGCCCGCGCGCTCATCGGCGCCGTCGCGGACCGCGGCGCGTGCGACCTCCCGGCCGAGGTGACCGACGACTTCCCGCTGCTGAATCTGGCCGATTTGCTGGGCGTTCCCGCGTCGGATCGCGCGCTGCTGTTGAAGTGGACAAACCGCGTCATCGGTTATCAGGACCCCGAGCACGCCGAGGTGGTGCGCGACGCCGACGGCAAGCCGGTCAACCCGCGCTCGCCCGCCGCGCTGCGGGACATGTTCGCCTACGCCCAGGAACTCGCCGAGGCCAAACGGGTGAAGCCCGCGGACGACCTGATGACCGCGCTCGTCCGGGCGTCGGTCGACGGCCGCGCGCTCGACGACGCCGAGCTGGAGATGTTCTTCTTTCTCGTGGTGATCGCGGGCAACGACACCGTGCGCAGCGCGCTGCCGGGCGGCGTTCTCGCGCTGGTCGAAAATCCTGGCGAATATCAGCGGCTGCGCGAGAATCCTTCGCTGCTTCCTGGTGCGGTGGAGGAAATATTGCGCTGGCATCCGCCGGTGCTGAGCTTCCGGCGCACGGCCACCCGCGACGTCGAGCTGGCCGGGCAACGGATCGCAGCGGGGGACAAGGTGGTCGTCTATCACGTGTCCGCGCATTTCGACGAGCGCGTGTTCGCGGACCCGTTCCGGTTCGACATCGGGCGGACGCCGAACGAGCACCTGGCGTTCGGGCAGGGCCCGCACCTGTGCCTCGGCGCGCATTTCGGGCGGCTGCAGCTCAAGATCTTCTTCGCGGAGTTCCTGCGGATGCTGCCGCAGGTCGAGCTTGCCGGGCCTACTCGGCGGCTGACCTCGAACTTCATCAACGGCGTCACGCACCTACCACTTCGCTGGGCCGCGCGCTAA